In Edaphobacter aggregans, the sequence ACGGAAGTGGCGACGCCGCAACTGCGGCTGGAGAGCATACGATGCCTTTTCTAGAGAAGCATAAGAATGTTGAGGACACAGTGGTGTGGGGTGGGGGTACGTATGGTCAGGCGGGGCTTGGGCCAGGGTCGGTGGGAGTTGCGGAGCCGCGGCGGTTATGTGGGTATGCGGAGTGCTCGAGTACCTGGACGGTGCCTTGGCGGAGTCGGAAGAGGCCTGTGTTTGAGGGGCAGTGGGGTTGTGGGGGGCGGTGTGTGCTGGGGCTGGTTCGGGCGGCGGTTCAGCGGGAGTTGGGAGAGGGCTCGGTGGGGCCTCAGGCGCATCGGCATAGGGTTCCGCTTGGGCTGGTGATGCTGGCGCAGGGGTGGATTACGCATCCTCAGTTAAGGAAGGCGCTGGATGCGCAGAGGGAGAGTGGGTCGGGGCGGATCGGCGACTGGCTGGTGAGCGAGTGCGGACTTGAGGCAGAGCAGATTACGCGAGGCCTCAGTATGCAGTGGAGTTGTCCTGTGCTGCCGATGATGGGCTTCGCTCCGGAGGCAATGGCCCTGGTGATGCCGAGGGTGTTTGTGGAGGAGTTCGGACTGTTGCCGCTTCGAGTTGCCGGATCGCGGATTCTGTACCTGGCGTTTGAGGATCGGCTGGATGCCGCGGCCGCGTTGGCGATCGAGAGGATGTCAGAGTTGAAGGTGGAGAGTGGGTTGGTGGATGGGAAGGAGTTTGAGCCGGCGCGGAGACGACTGCTTGAATATGAGTCTGTGCCGGTGAAGGTTGAGGTTGCTGCGGACTCGGATGCCTTGTCGGCCCGGATTACGGCAATTCTTGAACAGAAGCAGCCTCTGGCTTCGCGGTTGGTTCGGCTGCATCAATATTACTGGCTGAGGGTCTGGCTGGAGCAGGATGCGATGAGTGTGGTTGGGAGTTTGCCGAAGAGCTCTGAAGATGTTGGCGACTTCGTCTTTACGGTTGGCGGGCTGGCTTAGGGTTTGCCAGCTACAGAGGCCTAACACCGATTTCACCGATCAAGGCCGGTGAACGCCAAGGGCATTGAAACATCGGCTTATTACTGGGAGAAGGTGGGTGTGTCGGAGGGGTTGGCAGCTCGGAAGGCCGGGGAACTAGCGGTTGGTTGAGCGTCCTGGTGGGGGCCGAGGCCGAGTTTGATGATGGCGCGGGAGTCGGGCATCAGCTTGGTTTGCCAACCATTGTCAGACTGGAATTTTTGCATCGCGGCCTCGGTTTGGGAGTCCCAATGACCGCTAGCTTGGCCGGAAAGGTAGCCGGATTTGATGAGGGCTGTCTGAATTTCAGTGGCGCGGTTATCGTCGATTGCGCGCTGGCCGGTGTGCTTAGGGGCTGGCTTAGTGTGCTTGGGAGAGGTCGGACCACGACGGGCGTGGGAAAACGCGACGCAGGGAATCGCAGTTGCAACGAGCAGCGCAGAGCTTAGGAGGAGTCTGACAGATTTCATAGAAAATTCAGCGCCTCGAGTTGCAGTATCGAACAGAACATGTACCGTCCCTGCTGAACTCGTGGTTAGGGTATCCCGAGAGTTACCAGTATGGCAACAACAAAGATTGGACGTACTGGTACGGCTTTTGGGTGAGTCTTGCTTACTTTTATTCTACCTGTTGGGTAGGCCAAAGCATTGATCGGGGCGGTGTTATTGGCGAGGATTTTACTGTTGTTCACGTGGGTGCGGCATGTTCGATAAATAGCTTGCGAAAGAAGTCTAGGAGCTAAAGCCCTTATTATTAACGGCTTATTCCGCAGAGTTAAAGCCCAGCGCTCACCGTCCGCAGGACAGAGCCAAGCTACAGTAGATGTGCAAAGGGCGCGAAGGTGATCCGCGCCCCTTGTGTTGTAAAGTGGTGGACGCTACGGGAGAGTTCCGCCTACGTAGGAGTTGCCACTGTTTTTCTGCTGGGGATAGTGGACGACGAAGACGACGTCGTCTTTGGATTTAAGGGCGGAGACGATAGCCTTGTAATCGGCCTCGTTGGTTACGGGCTTTTTGTTGATTTCAGTGATGATAGCGCCCTTGACGAGGTTGATCTCGTCGGCAAAGGAGCCAGGCCGAACGGTGGTGACCAGGACACCGCCCTTGGTGCCGGTTTTGGTAGCAATCTGGGGCGGGACGGCCGAGACGGTGATGCCGAGTTTGTTCTGGCCGGCGTCTTCCTCTTGCGGTGCGGCGTTGTCGTCGTTGTCTCCAGCGAGATCGGAGTAAGTCTTGGCTCGGTCGCCGATCGCGACGTTAGCTGTTTCCTGTTTGCCGTTGCGGAGGTAGCCGAGTTTGACCATGGTGCCAACGTGACGGGC encodes:
- a CDS encoding peptidoglycan-binding domain-containing protein, with translation MKSVRLLLSSALLVATAIPCVAFSHARRGPTSPKHTKPAPKHTGQRAIDDNRATEIQTALIKSGYLSGQASGHWDSQTEAAMQKFQSDNGWQTKLMPDSRAIIKLGLGPHQDAQPTASSPAFRAANPSDTPTFSQ